Proteins encoded in a region of the Uloborus diversus isolate 005 chromosome 1, Udiv.v.3.1, whole genome shotgun sequence genome:
- the LOC129224830 gene encoding BET1 homolog yields MRRAHAGELYGEKNVVEEENEYLVDGLKTKISTLKSLSIDIGHEVRTQNQMLNAMDDDFDSSAGLLSSTMGRVVRLAKAGHNRYILYLLLFSFFVFLVIYIIVKIR; encoded by the exons ATGCGGCGAGCTCATGCTG gtgaGCTTTATGGAGAAAAGAATGTGGTGGAAGAAGAAAACGAATATTTGGTGGATgggttaaaaacaaaaatttctactttaaaatct CTGTCTATTGACATTGGACATGAAGTTCGAACTCAAAACCAGATGCTTAACGCAATG gATGATGATTTTGATTCATCTGCTGGCTTGCTTTCAAGTACTATGGGGAGAGTAGTAAGACTTGCAAAAGCTGGCCATAATAGATACATTCTGTATTTGTTGCTGTTTTCCTTCTTTGTATTTCTTGTAATATACATAATTGTTAAGATTCGATGA